A section of the Spirosoma pollinicola genome encodes:
- a CDS encoding class I SAM-dependent DNA methyltransferase yields the protein MPDSSLPLAYFDDVYRANDDPWSFETSPYERDKYQATMAALPRNKYSNVFEIGCSIGVLSELLANRCNHLLAVDASELPLGAARKRLAAYPHVTVRQLSIPNEFPDDQFDLILLSEVGYYLVLDDLKCARQQMLDHLTDKGNLLLVHWTPFVPDYPLTGDQVHEQFLEIAGEGKPLTHLLGQRTDKYRLDLFQKQ from the coding sequence ATGCCTGATTCCAGCTTGCCTCTCGCGTATTTTGATGATGTTTATCGCGCCAACGACGACCCCTGGTCTTTTGAAACCAGTCCTTACGAGCGGGATAAATATCAGGCCACAATGGCCGCTTTGCCAAGGAATAAATACAGCAATGTGTTTGAAATTGGTTGCTCTATTGGCGTATTAAGTGAATTGTTAGCCAACCGGTGCAATCATCTATTGGCTGTCGATGCCAGTGAGTTGCCCCTTGGGGCAGCCCGAAAACGTCTGGCTGCCTATCCGCACGTGACCGTCAGGCAATTGAGTATTCCCAATGAATTTCCGGATGATCAATTTGATTTGATCCTTTTATCGGAAGTTGGTTATTACTTGGTGCTGGACGATCTAAAATGTGCCCGGCAGCAAATGCTTGACCATCTCACCGATAAAGGTAATCTGTTGCTGGTGCACTGGACGCCTTTCGTTCCTGATTATCCGTTGACGGGTGACCAGGTTCATGAGCAGTTTCTGGAAATAGCTGGTGAAGGCAAACCACTTACTCATTTACTGGGCCAGCGAACGGATAAATACCGGTTGGATTTGTTCCAAAAGCAGTAG
- a CDS encoding glycosyltransferase yields the protein MQTEIEDIACTTIHHYLFNETPPSPFVRLSVIVPVRNEAHHLEDTLNALRKQQDNNGLPVNPALYEVLLLANNCTDYSFEVARNYQLQHPDFPLHIAQIHLPAAKANIGTVRRLLMDEAHRRLTSLGRSDGIIASTDGDTVVDGRWVNAIMLEIANGNDAVGGRILTRPDRSQVRLYHLRDVMYRSLVAKAEALFDPRAHDPWPRHFQHFGASIAVTCQMYEQAGRLPEIPCLEDEAFYRALLRMDAKVRKSPHVKVYTSTRMQGRVAVGFSEQLRYWANMNQANQCQLAEPAKAVIIQLQNRQRLRLYWPLRHQWPDETRVEQIARDLMVDPNWLIKEVAQSRFFGEVWEKVDEKMRTGQWASCWPAVPITLAIRDLRNYLTTAFGTNPTGIYPFAGPVNE from the coding sequence ATGCAAACCGAAATTGAGGATATAGCCTGTACGACTATACATCACTATTTGTTCAATGAAACCCCGCCCTCCCCGTTCGTACGACTTAGCGTAATTGTGCCGGTAAGGAATGAAGCGCACCATCTGGAAGATACGCTCAACGCGCTCCGGAAGCAACAGGATAACAACGGATTACCAGTAAATCCAGCACTGTACGAAGTGCTGTTACTGGCAAATAACTGTACCGATTACTCGTTTGAGGTTGCCCGAAACTATCAGCTGCAACATCCGGACTTCCCCCTACATATTGCTCAAATTCACTTACCGGCTGCCAAAGCAAACATCGGAACTGTTCGCAGGTTGCTCATGGACGAAGCGCATCGACGCCTGACCAGCCTTGGCCGTTCGGATGGAATTATTGCATCGACTGACGGCGACACAGTGGTCGACGGTCGGTGGGTTAATGCGATCATGCTCGAAATAGCCAATGGGAACGATGCCGTTGGCGGGCGTATCCTGACCCGGCCTGATCGAAGTCAGGTTCGTTTGTATCACCTGCGGGATGTGATGTACCGAAGCCTGGTGGCCAAAGCCGAAGCACTCTTCGACCCGCGCGCTCATGATCCCTGGCCGCGTCACTTTCAACATTTTGGGGCCAGTATTGCCGTTACCTGCCAGATGTATGAACAGGCTGGCCGTTTACCCGAAATCCCATGTCTGGAAGATGAAGCTTTTTACCGGGCGTTGCTGCGAATGGATGCCAAGGTCAGAAAAAGTCCCCATGTAAAAGTCTACACCTCAACCCGAATGCAGGGTCGTGTGGCGGTTGGTTTTTCGGAGCAGCTGCGGTATTGGGCCAACATGAATCAGGCAAATCAATGTCAACTGGCGGAGCCCGCCAAAGCGGTTATCATCCAACTTCAAAATCGACAGAGACTACGGTTATACTGGCCACTGCGCCACCAGTGGCCCGACGAAACCAGGGTTGAACAAATTGCGCGCGACCTGATGGTCGATCCAAACTGGCTTATAAAAGAAGTAGCCCAAAGTCGCTTTTTTGGCGAAGTTTGGGAAAAGGTCGACGAAAAAATGAGAACAGGACAATGGGCAAGTTGCTGGCCAGCCGTGCCCATCACGCTGGCTATTCGGGACTTGCGCAACTACCTCACTACTGCTTTTGGAACAAATCCAACCGGTATTTATCCGTTCGCTGGCCCAGTAAATGAGTAA
- a CDS encoding phosphatase PAP2 family protein, translated as MIDTLNQLDIDLFLWLNGRYTPWLDPIMIWITERNSWFPLYALLIGWLIYRYRKQAVGYILTIIFSVAVADQLASSVIKPLTHRLRPCHELSLQKLIHPVLECGGQYGFCSSHASTTFALAASLWLMLGKQHSWLRWGFLWAATVSYSRIYVAAHYPLDVLAGTGVGILSATLCVFVLNKWQTRSEAQKLI; from the coding sequence ATGATTGATACGCTTAACCAACTCGACATCGACCTGTTTCTTTGGCTCAATGGTCGTTATACACCCTGGCTTGATCCGATAATGATCTGGATTACAGAGCGTAACAGCTGGTTTCCGCTGTATGCGCTGCTAATCGGCTGGCTCATCTACCGATATAGAAAACAGGCTGTCGGGTATATTTTGACAATCATCTTTTCGGTTGCGGTTGCCGATCAGCTAGCCTCGTCGGTGATTAAGCCCCTCACCCACCGACTTCGTCCCTGCCACGAACTGTCACTGCAAAAACTGATTCATCCCGTGCTCGAATGTGGTGGACAGTACGGTTTCTGCTCGTCTCACGCGTCCACTACGTTCGCTCTGGCGGCAAGCCTCTGGTTAATGCTGGGCAAACAACACTCCTGGCTGAGATGGGGATTTTTATGGGCGGCCACCGTGTCGTATAGCCGAATTTATGTGGCCGCTCACTATCCACTTGACGTGCTTGCCGGAACCGGTGTTGGTATTTTATCGGCTACCCTCTGCGTGTTTGTTCTGAACAAATGGCAGACTCGTTCAGAAGCTCAAAAACTGATCTGA
- a CDS encoding sugar phosphate isomerase/epimerase family protein encodes MLNLGFVSAILADYDLNGVLKFASEHKFSCVELMCWPSGNADARRYAGVTHIDVNNLHVDQVHTLTRLYNVSISGLGYYPNPLDPNPEQAEFYREHIKQIIRAAAKLGVPVVNTFIGRNPSLSIADNLKLYAEHWPAIVKVAEECNVKIGIENCPMWFTDDEWPGGKNLATTPAIWDRMFEIIPSRALGLNYDPSHLIWQMMDEVKPIYDYRDRLHHIHLKDVKLYRDKLNRVGIIANPLEYHSPKLPGLGDVRWRDFFAALTDVRYRGPVCIEVEDKAYESHPQDVKTAILTARNYLSQFLVL; translated from the coding sequence ATGCTTAATCTCGGTTTTGTTTCGGCCATTCTGGCCGATTATGATCTCAATGGTGTGTTGAAATTTGCCTCGGAGCATAAGTTTAGCTGTGTTGAACTCATGTGCTGGCCGTCGGGCAATGCCGATGCACGCCGATATGCGGGCGTGACCCATATTGACGTTAATAACCTGCACGTCGATCAGGTCCATACGCTAACCCGACTTTACAATGTTTCGATTTCAGGACTGGGTTACTACCCAAATCCACTAGACCCCAACCCGGAACAGGCCGAATTCTATCGCGAACACATCAAACAGATTATCCGGGCGGCTGCCAAGTTGGGCGTTCCGGTGGTAAACACCTTTATTGGTCGGAATCCCTCGCTGAGCATTGCCGATAATCTGAAACTATATGCTGAGCACTGGCCCGCTATCGTCAAAGTAGCCGAAGAGTGTAACGTTAAAATTGGTATTGAAAACTGTCCGATGTGGTTTACGGACGACGAATGGCCCGGCGGCAAAAACCTCGCGACCACTCCCGCCATCTGGGATCGGATGTTCGAGATCATTCCCTCGCGGGCGTTGGGCCTGAACTACGACCCAAGCCACCTGATCTGGCAAATGATGGACGAAGTAAAACCCATCTATGATTATCGCGACCGTCTGCATCACATCCACCTGAAAGACGTAAAATTATACCGCGACAAGTTGAACCGGGTGGGTATTATAGCGAACCCGCTGGAGTATCATTCCCCCAAACTTCCGGGTCTGGGCGACGTGCGCTGGCGTGACTTTTTTGCGGCTCTGACCGACGTTCGCTACCGTGGACCCGTTTGTATTGAGGTCGAAGATAAAGCGTATGAAAGCCATCCCCAGGATGTTAAAACGGCCATTCTGACCGCCCGGAATTACTTGAGTCAGTTTTTGGTATTGTAA
- the deoC gene encoding deoxyribose-phosphate aldolase, translated as MSSTPIHEIAGLIDHALLHPTLTDTELRAGCEEALIYEVASVCIKPYAVSLARDILAGSRVRVGTVVGFPHGSNALPVKIAETVQACRDGAVEIDMVVNIGKVLSEDWSYITNEIQAIQYTCQTEGAILKVIFETDYLPDDTHKIRLCQICTDAGVAFVKTSTGFGFVKGADGKYEYKGAIEHDLRLMLSHVGLGVQVKASGGIRTLDELLAVCNMGVARVGTSSTAAIIREANRRAGIAPEHTPTSFRIESTGY; from the coding sequence ATGAGCTCAACACCCATTCACGAAATCGCCGGTCTTATTGACCATGCCCTGCTGCATCCTACCCTTACCGATACCGAATTACGGGCGGGCTGCGAAGAGGCATTGATCTATGAAGTAGCTTCGGTTTGCATTAAACCCTATGCCGTATCATTGGCACGCGATATACTGGCCGGTTCGCGGGTTCGGGTAGGTACGGTTGTTGGCTTTCCACACGGCAGTAATGCCCTGCCGGTAAAAATTGCCGAAACGGTGCAGGCCTGCCGCGATGGAGCCGTTGAAATCGATATGGTTGTGAACATAGGTAAGGTGCTAAGCGAAGACTGGTCGTATATAACGAATGAGATCCAGGCCATACAGTACACCTGCCAGACCGAAGGGGCAATTCTGAAGGTCATTTTCGAGACCGATTATTTACCCGACGACACTCACAAAATACGACTCTGCCAGATTTGCACAGATGCGGGCGTAGCCTTCGTAAAAACCTCTACGGGTTTCGGTTTCGTGAAGGGTGCTGATGGTAAATATGAGTATAAAGGCGCTATAGAACATGATTTGCGGCTGATGCTCAGCCATGTTGGTCTGGGTGTTCAGGTCAAAGCATCGGGAGGAATCCGCACGCTGGATGAGCTATTGGCGGTATGCAACATGGGAGTCGCTCGTGTAGGCACTTCATCAACGGCTGCGATCATTCGGGAGGCCAATCGCCGGGCCGGAATTGCCCCGGAGCACACGCCTACCTCATTCAGGATCGAATCAACAGGGTATTGA
- a CDS encoding response regulator transcription factor — MNSLSSTYNLNSVQLNHRERHFLQLACSELTYVQIADKMCVSPRTVDGYREALFERYNIKSRVGLALWAVKTGIVSL, encoded by the coding sequence ATGAACAGCCTATCCTCTACCTACAATCTGAACTCTGTTCAGCTAAATCATCGTGAACGCCATTTTTTACAATTGGCCTGTTCCGAGCTAACCTACGTTCAAATTGCCGACAAAATGTGCGTTAGCCCCCGCACTGTCGACGGTTATCGCGAAGCTTTATTTGAACGATACAATATAAAAAGTCGGGTTGGCCTGGCTCTGTGGGCCGTAAAAACAGGTATCGTTTCTCTATAA